In Bacillus cereus ATCC 14579, a single window of DNA contains:
- a CDS encoding helix-turn-helix transcriptional regulator, producing the protein MKFKCKLKVIFAELDIKQSDFAKRIGVDDSTLSAIVRNRTKPRFDTAYLICKELGKPIEEIWTIEE; encoded by the coding sequence ATGAAGTTTAAATGTAAACTCAAAGTAATCTTTGCAGAGCTTGATATTAAGCAGAGTGATTTTGCAAAACGTATTGGAGTTGATGATTCTACTCTTAGTGCAATTGTTCGTAATCGTACTAAACCTCGTTTTGATACGGCCTATCTAATTTGCAAAGAACTCGGTAAACCAATCGAGGAGATCTGGACCATCGAGGAGTAA
- a CDS encoding N-acetylmuramoyl-L-alanine amidase: MKKTMKHITSLLMILVLAVSFATSAFADRTLIIPDLPKQPYRYGVGAYEGVVAHSTATLEAPAINIQKYESRTWRNAFVHYAVDWDETIQIADTKYIAYGGGPAANKRFVHVELCETADYTKFKRSYDKYVKLLAKILRDRGLSVEKGLWTHSDVTHYLGGTDHEDPIDYLKSHGVSEAQFRADVQRAYNNSSVDVSVPEKPSKPAEVPTAVTDGIAYIEGYNVNLRKGPGTSYSKIRQLNKPESYIVWAEKDGWLNLGGDQWIKNDPSYVKFNKKSTVDSTIVGKRVVSKVNNLRFYDAPSWQDKDVAGTVNSGEGFIIDAKVSVNGSPQYKMHNSKGNTYYITTNEAYVYVK, encoded by the coding sequence ATGAAAAAGACAATGAAACATATTACCTCGTTACTTATGATTCTAGTACTTGCTGTTTCTTTTGCTACAAGTGCTTTTGCTGATCGAACACTTATTATTCCTGATTTACCAAAACAACCTTACCGTTATGGTGTAGGTGCTTATGAGGGCGTTGTAGCGCATTCTACAGCAACTCTAGAAGCTCCAGCTATTAACATTCAAAAATATGAGTCTCGAACATGGAGAAATGCTTTTGTTCACTATGCAGTCGATTGGGACGAAACAATCCAAATTGCTGATACAAAATACATTGCTTATGGTGGCGGTCCTGCTGCTAATAAACGATTTGTACATGTAGAGTTATGCGAAACAGCGGACTATACAAAGTTCAAACGCAGCTATGACAAATACGTTAAGTTACTAGCTAAAATCTTACGTGATCGTGGGTTATCTGTAGAAAAAGGATTATGGACACACAGCGATGTAACTCATTACCTTGGCGGTACGGATCATGAAGATCCAATTGATTACTTAAAGTCTCATGGCGTTTCAGAAGCTCAATTTAGAGCAGACGTACAACGAGCATACAATAATTCTAGCGTGGATGTTTCTGTCCCAGAAAAGCCATCTAAACCAGCGGAAGTACCCACAGCAGTAACAGACGGTATCGCCTATATTGAAGGTTACAACGTTAACTTACGTAAAGGACCAGGTACAAGCTATTCTAAAATTCGTCAACTAAACAAACCAGAATCTTATATTGTGTGGGCTGAAAAGGATGGTTGGCTAAATCTTGGTGGAGATCAGTGGATTAAGAACGATCCATCTTATGTGAAGTTTAATAAGAAAAGCACAGTAGATTCTACTATTGTTGGAAAGCGCGTTGTTTCAAAAGTTAACAATCTACGTTTCTATGACGCTCCATCTTGGCAAGATAAAGATGTTGCTGGTACTGTAAATTCGGGTGAAGGATTCATAATTGATGCGAAAGTAAGTGTAAATGGTTCACCACAATACAAGATGCACAATTCAAAAGGGAACACATACTATATAACAACAAATGAAGCCTATGTGTATGTGAAGTGA
- a CDS encoding SIR2 family protein, producing the protein MINIEELLAEHLKKISTAPFLFIGSGFSRRYLNLPNWDGLLEQFSELVPRSYDYYVSTANKELPEVARLIAQDFHPIWWDDDKYLTSREKFKGKINTIESPLKIEIAQYLRDITYEYGKNENNDREIDALKQVVIDGIITTNWDIFLEQVFADSDIKAYIGQKELLFSQPFEVNELYKIHGCSTNHESLVLTSNDYKLFNQKNPYLAAKLLTIFIEHPVIFLGYSISDPNIQQILDSITACLDQENIDKLKNRLIFVERAGGAADAFESSSFTTSNRVTIPITKIKTDNYELVYKALSKNKRKFSMKTMRQIKSQIYELVKTNDPSGKVAVIDGENLNAADIEFVIGVGVTKAAEQLRAARDEMLDTGYLNSIGYQSIPQIDIYKEILADPPSYDYDALISQTLPQLLGTNHRLPVFRFIKECGIETAELPVQLKRKLEKKLTMNYFLTQSQRDIKKSQLRLYNSIPETIDGYADFTKALQCIPHLGADGINLDELHHLLKQHVDKLDADTPASMELKRLIRIYDWLKYGKLLLPPAN; encoded by the coding sequence ATGATTAATATAGAAGAACTTTTAGCAGAACATCTAAAGAAAATAAGTACAGCACCTTTTTTATTTATAGGCTCAGGATTTTCTAGAAGATACTTAAACCTACCTAATTGGGATGGTCTATTAGAACAATTTTCGGAGTTAGTTCCTCGAAGTTATGACTATTATGTCTCAACGGCAAATAAAGAACTACCTGAAGTTGCAAGACTAATAGCTCAAGATTTCCACCCGATTTGGTGGGATGATGATAAATACCTAACGAGCAGAGAAAAATTTAAAGGTAAAATCAATACTATAGAGAGCCCTCTAAAAATTGAGATTGCCCAATATCTAAGGGATATTACCTATGAATATGGTAAAAACGAAAATAATGACAGAGAAATCGATGCTTTAAAACAAGTTGTGATAGACGGCATTATTACTACTAATTGGGATATTTTTTTAGAGCAGGTATTCGCAGATTCCGATATAAAAGCATATATTGGCCAAAAAGAACTTTTATTTTCCCAACCTTTTGAAGTCAATGAGCTCTATAAGATACATGGGTGTAGTACTAACCACGAGTCGTTAGTACTAACTTCTAATGACTACAAACTTTTCAATCAAAAGAACCCATACCTTGCAGCCAAATTATTAACAATTTTCATAGAACACCCTGTCATTTTTCTCGGTTATTCAATATCTGACCCTAATATTCAACAAATTTTAGATTCTATTACTGCATGTTTAGATCAAGAAAACATAGATAAACTTAAAAATCGGTTAATTTTTGTGGAGCGTGCAGGTGGTGCGGCAGACGCTTTTGAATCTTCTTCTTTTACAACCAGTAACCGTGTTACAATTCCGATTACAAAAATAAAGACTGATAACTACGAATTAGTTTATAAAGCACTATCGAAAAACAAAAGAAAGTTCAGCATGAAAACTATGCGTCAGATTAAATCACAAATTTATGAATTAGTAAAAACGAATGATCCAAGTGGAAAAGTAGCAGTTATTGATGGAGAAAATCTAAATGCTGCAGACATTGAATTTGTTATAGGTGTTGGGGTAACTAAAGCAGCGGAACAACTTAGGGCGGCTCGAGATGAAATGCTGGATACAGGTTACTTAAATTCAATAGGGTACCAGTCTATTCCACAAATAGATATTTATAAAGAAATTTTAGCTGATCCACCTTCATATGACTATGATGCATTAATTAGCCAGACATTACCGCAATTGTTAGGAACAAATCATAGACTTCCTGTTTTTAGGTTTATAAAGGAATGCGGAATTGAAACTGCAGAATTACCTGTACAATTAAAAAGGAAACTAGAAAAGAAACTAACCATGAATTACTTTTTGACTCAATCACAGAGAGATATCAAAAAATCGCAATTACGTTTGTATAATAGTATTCCCGAAACAATAGATGGGTACGCTGATTTTACAAAAGCCCTCCAGTGTATTCCTCATTTAGGGGCAGATGGGATTAACCTCGATGAATTACATCATTTGTTAAAACAGCATGTAGATAAATTGGACGCAGATACACCTGCGTCAATGGAACTAAAAAGACTAATACGAATTTACGATTGGTTAAAATACGGGAAATTATTACTACCACCAGCCAACTAA
- a CDS encoding helix-turn-helix domain-containing protein, whose translation MSSMVFTLGETMEEIGITKNKLAVESKVRPATISNLVNGEVGLVRFDTLKSILDALNQLAEENGVDKTYRIEDVVQYIK comes from the coding sequence ATGAGTTCTATGGTATTCACTTTAGGAGAAACAATGGAGGAAATTGGGATTACCAAAAACAAGTTAGCAGTCGAATCAAAAGTTCGTCCAGCCACTATTAGTAATCTAGTTAATGGTGAGGTTGGTCTTGTACGTTTTGACACATTAAAGTCAATCCTGGATGCTTTAAATCAATTAGCTGAAGAAAACGGTGTTGATAAAACATACCGTATTGAAGACGTTGTACAGTACATAAAATAA
- a CDS encoding DUF3961 domain-containing protein, whose translation MQKISDYFGLETKSDCIWFYGFYTVASVLFIINMLIAHVL comes from the coding sequence ATGCAAAAAATAAGCGATTACTTCGGTTTAGAAACAAAATCTGATTGTATTTGGTTTTATGGTTTTTATACTGTAGCTTCGGTTTTATTCATTATCAATATGCTTATAGCTCATGTTCTATAA